CTGAAAGCACGAGATTCTTCGCCCTCCGAGAGCTGCATCAGGTCGGAGACGCTGTCGAACTTTTCGATCAGAAACTTCTCGACAGACGTCGCGGTGAGTTCAGGCTTTTTCATATCTCATTGCCCCCGGACGAGCGTCTGCTCCGCCATTCGCCGTCCGCCGTGCCAATCGGATCAGCCGTCCAAATGCGGGATTTTCGTTAGTCGGAGGCCAAACGGCATTGAGCGTCAGCATATCATCAGCGAGCTGAAGAAAGACAATCCCCGATCCGCTCCACGTGTTGCCCCAGCAATCAGCGCGACCTTGCCCCTCCAACGTCATCTCGTTCTCCGCTCATGAGCTCAGCCAATCGACTGGCGAGCGGCATCGCATTCTTCGCATCCCGCCTCTGGCGGATGCAGGAAGATCAACGGATCTCGGCCCAGTTGACCCAGGGCTGTCGCCACAATGTCGCGGGAGCGGATCAACCGAGCAAAGGCATGACCGACTGGACCTTCCTTCTGAAGGCTCTTCTCCTTGAGCCACCTGTCCGCCAAGGCAAAGCGCTCACAGCAGTGGTCATTCTCGAGATAATCGACGCGTACCAACTTGCCATCCTGAAGAATGGTGCAGTGGCTCGGCACCCCATAGGGAACCTTTGCCATCAACTCGGCAAGATGCAGCGTCGTGTTGGCATCGTGTCCCACGCCGAGGAGAAGTACCTGCCCATCGAGTTCATGGACACGGGCGACCGGGCTTGCAGGCGAGTGAGGTGGCAGGGGCAATGGATCAGAGATGATCTGCTCTGCCTGTGGCCCCGCTGCCGCAAAGGCAAATGGATGGGCGCTGCGCTTTACATTTGGCAGGCGCCAGAATGTGTCAGAGACAACTCCAAGGTCCGGTGTAACGGGCGACGTGGCAGGATCGAACGGCTCGTCGTCCAGACCTGACCACGAGGGCATGACGAGCGTCCCTCCCGGACCCAGCGCAGCACGCAGGGCCTCGATCAGTCCAAGTGGCCCATCTTCGAGGGGCCGGACGCTACGGAAGGAGCTGTGGACCAGCAGCACACCGCCGGGGGTAACCCCAAGGTTGAGAAGCTGACCGATGAGCTCGGCTTTTCGCCATTCGTATTGCACGACATTGCACTCCACTGCTGATGACATCAGTCGATCATAGTACGATCAACGGCACTGTTGCAAATAGTCGGTGGTGATAAACTTATCATCCCCTTTTGCTGATGGAGCTGCACATGAACCCATTCAAAGGCCGGCATTTTCAGCGTGACATCATTCTGTGGGCCGTACGCTGGTACTGCAAATACGGCATCAGTTACCGTGAGCTGCAGGAGATGCTGGCTGAACGCGGAGTGAATGTCGATCACTCCACGATTTACCGCTGGGTTCAGCGTTATGCGCCTGAAATGGAAAAACGGCTGCGCTGGTACTGGCGTAACCCTTCCGATCTTTGCCCGTGGCACATGGATGAAACCTACGTGAAGGTCAATGGCCGCTGGGCGTATCTGTACCGGGCCGTCGACAGCCGGGGCCGCACTGTCGATTTTTATCTCTCCTCCCGTCGTAACAGCAAAGCTGCATACCGGTTTCTGGGTAAAATCCTCAACAACGTGAAGAAGTGGCAGATCCCACGATTCATCAACACGGATAAAGCGCCCGCCTATGGTCGCGCGCTTGCTCTGCTCAAACGCGAAGGCCGGTGCCCGTCTGACGTTGAACACCGACAGATTAAGTACCGGAACAACGTGATTGAATGCGATCATGGCAAACTGAAACGGATAATCAACGCCACGCTGGGATTTAAATCCATGAAGACGGCTTACGCCACCATCAAAGGTATTGAGGTGATGCGTGCACTACGCAAAGGCCAGGCCTCAGCATTTTATTATGGTGATCCCCTGGGCGAAATGCGCCTGGTAAGCAGAGTTTTTGAAATGTAAGGCCTTTGAATAAGACAAAAGGCTGCCTCATCGCTAACTTTGCAACAGTGCCAGATTTTCTATAACTGGCATTTGAACCTAGACCGAGCGAAGCGAGCATAAAGTTCTATGAGCGAAGCGAATTCATAGTTGCTTTTGCTTTTAGATTTCACAAACAGAATCAACCAAAACTGCCCCTCGCTGTGAGCGTAGCGAACAGCAATAGAGTACGAGCTTTAGCGAGTACCTAGGGCAGTTCCACTCCCCTGCTGTTGGGCTTTTAATAATTTTTAAAGCTTTTAAATGCTTTTAGGAGGGGTGAAAGCATTGATATACGTGCATTTCAGCGGTCATAAACGGACATTAGCTCTTATATAAACGGACATTAGCTCTTATATAAACGGACATTAGCTCTTATATAAACGGACATTAGCTCTTAATTCAGGGACATAAAATATATTGACCTTAAAAGGATGTTAACGTACATTGTCTTTTAATTTAATAATACAATTATGGCTGTCTTATGAAGAACAGTTTAATAGTGAAAGATAATGCTTTAATTAATGCCAGCTACAATCTGGAGCTAACAGAACAACGATTAATTATGCTCGCAATTATCAACGCTAGAGAGTCTGGGCAAGGCATCACAGCAGACAGTAAATTAGAAATACATGCAAGTGACTATGCAAACTTATTCAATGTATCTATTGATGCGTCATACAAGGCACTTCGAGAAGCAGTAAACAACCTATTTAATCGTCAGTTCAGCTATACAGCAGAATATAAAAAGACAGGAAAAACAGGCATAGTGCGCTCACGATGGGTTAGTCGTATTTTTTACGTTGATGATTTAGCACTATTAGAAATTACTTTTGCGCCTGATGTTGTGCCACTGGTGACGCGTTTAGAAGAACACTTCACAAGCTATCAAGCTAAACAGGTTGCACACTTAACAAGTAAGTATGCAACTAGGCTTTATGAGTTATTAATTGCTTGGCGTGAAGTCGGCAAAGTACCACAAATAGAAATCAGTGAATTTAGAAATCGGCTAGGGCTTTTAGAAAGCGAATACACTGCAATGAGTGACTTCAAAAAGCGTGTACTAGAACCATCTATAAAGCAAATAAATGAGCACACAGACATTACTGCAACGTATGAACAGCACAAAAAAGGGAGGTTGATTTCAGGCTTTTCATTCAAATTGAAACAGAAGCAAGAAGCAAAGAAAATCGAATCTAAACGAGATCCAAACACCCCCGATTTCTTTATAAAAATGACTGATGCACAGCGTCATCTATTTGCAAACAAAATGTCTGAAATGCCTGAGATGGGGAAATATTCTGAGGGCACAGAAAGCTATCAGCAATTTGCTATTCGCATTGCAGACATGCTTTTACAACCTGAAAAATTCAGAGAGCTTTATCCACTTTTAGAAAAAGCCGGATTCAAAGAATGATTGAAAAAGAGATAACAAAATTTGAGAAAGAAATTTTGCTACAAGAAAAAATTAAGCAGCTCGAAAACGAGCTTAAAGAATTTTCTGATCTTCAAAAAAAAGCATATAGTCCACGGCTTCAAAAAAGCATTATTGGGTTAGAAAACAGAATTTTAAGAGCGCAAAAATTGCTGTACAACAACTGATTCAACTGTCATCTGCGTTTATCATTTTCAATCTCTTTAGCAACGTTTCTTATTTTCTCTATTATCTCAGAGCGTTTATTTTTAATAGAATTTCTTACATTATTTGCTTTATTTTCATCATCATTGGTTACGTCTGACAAGTAGTTGCAAACAATAAAATCTTCAAGTAAATGCTGTAAAATCGCTTCTTCTGTATCTTGGGGACCAAATAAATAGTGGTCTTTTAAAAATTGGCTATATTTAAGAACAACACCACCTAAAAAGTATTTGCGACGCTCATTTTCTTTTCTGCGCTTCTGTCCATCTGTTTGTTGCTCAAGTGTCTTTTTAATTGCTTCTTGTCGCTTTGTACTTTCAGCTCGTTCAATTTCAGATTTAGCAATTTTTTCAAGTTTGGCGTATGTGCTCAGTGCTTTTTGACAATTAAAAAAACCGTCCCGATCTTTCCAGTCATAACCCAAAATTTCTTTTTCTAGGTGTGTTAATGGGACAGTCGTAGTCATTTTATGTTGAATAATTTTGTACAACTCAGCATTTTTTCTATACGCAGTTCTTTGACGATTTACAGTTTTTATTAGCGTCAACAATTCATTATCAACAGCAATATGAAAAGCCGTAATCGGTCTAAAATTTTCAGCATCACAAAGTTCTTGCTGTGCTTTAGTTCGAAATTCCATACGCATTGCAAAACGAATTATTCTGTTCAAATCAGAATCATCAAACAACTTTGCCGGCCGTCCACGAGTCGCCATAAGAGAAACCACGCACAATAAAAATATAGTTTTCTCATCATACATTGTCACGCAACAAAAATTAAACTAAATTACGTGAGTAATTTATTTAATGTTTTGCTCGTCTACGTGTTTCTAATTCAAATTAA
This genomic interval from Acinetobacter sp. YWS30-1 contains the following:
- the aac(3)-IVa gene encoding aminoglycoside N-acetyltransferase AAC(3)-IVa; translated protein: MQYEWRKAELIGQLLNLGVTPGGVLLVHSSFRSVRPLEDGPLGLIEALRAALGPGGTLVMPSWSGLDDEPFDPATSPVTPDLGVVSDTFWRLPNVKRSAHPFAFAAAGPQAEQIISDPLPLPPHSPASPVARVHELDGQVLLLGVGHDANTTLHLAELMAKVPYGVPSHCTILQDGKLVRVDYLENDHCCERFALADRWLKEKSLQKEGPVGHAFARLIRSRDIVATALGQLGRDPLIFLHPPEAGCEECDAARQSIG
- a CDS encoding IS6-like element IS26 family transposase codes for the protein MNPFKGRHFQRDIILWAVRWYCKYGISYRELQEMLAERGVNVDHSTIYRWVQRYAPEMEKRLRWYWRNPSDLCPWHMDETYVKVNGRWAYLYRAVDSRGRTVDFYLSSRRNSKAAYRFLGKILNNVKKWQIPRFINTDKAPAYGRALALLKREGRCPSDVEHRQIKYRNNVIECDHGKLKRIINATLGFKSMKTAYATIKGIEVMRALRKGQASAFYYGDPLGEMRLVSRVFEM
- the repM gene encoding replication initiation protein RepM, with product MKNSLIVKDNALINASYNLELTEQRLIMLAIINARESGQGITADSKLEIHASDYANLFNVSIDASYKALREAVNNLFNRQFSYTAEYKKTGKTGIVRSRWVSRIFYVDDLALLEITFAPDVVPLVTRLEEHFTSYQAKQVAHLTSKYATRLYELLIAWREVGKVPQIEISEFRNRLGLLESEYTAMSDFKKRVLEPSIKQINEHTDITATYEQHKKGRLISGFSFKLKQKQEAKKIESKRDPNTPDFFIKMTDAQRHLFANKMSEMPEMGKYSEGTESYQQFAIRIADMLLQPEKFRELYPLLEKAGFKE